Below is a window of Culturomica massiliensis DNA.
TCTCATAAAACTATCCAACCAACGCCGGTAATACTCCGTCAAGCCATTGAAAAAAGGTTCTGTTTTCCGGTAAAACCAATTATCGGTGACATTTCTGGTCAGCAATTTGGTCGAAATCATAGGCGTAAATGTCAAAGCGACAAAAGAAGATATAATCACCGCCCCGGTAATTACAATACTGAATTCCCGGAACAGCCTCCCCGTTGTTCCCTGCAAAAAAACGATAGGAAAAAATACAGCCACCAAAGCGACCGTCGTAGCGATTACAGCAAAAAATATTTCTTCCGATCCCTTAAACCCGGCTTCTCTCGGAGACATCCCCTGCTCGATCTTCGTATAAATATTTTCCATGACCACAATGGCATCGTCGACCACCAACCCGATGGCCAGCACCACCGCCAATAAAGTCAGGATATTAATGGTAAAACCAGCCAGATACATAATGAAAAATGCTCCCACCAGAGAAATAGGAATCGCCAATACCGGTATTAAAGTGGTACGCCAGTTTCGTAAAAACAAGAAAATAATCAATACCACCAATATAAAAGCCTCAACAATCGTACTCTTCACTTCATCAATCGAATTCCGGATAAAGACCGTATTATCGAAGGCAATCCCGGCTTCGACATCGGCAGGTAAATCCTTCTCCAAATCCTGCATCACATCGTAAGCACGGTCCACAATATCGATGTAATTTGCTCCCGGCTGAGGAATAATCACACAAGCAACCATAGGTATGCCGTTACGCTTCATAATGGAACGCACATCCTCGGCATCCACCTCTGCAACACCGATATCCCGGAAACGTACAACCTTACTATCCGTTTCCCGGATAACCAGATTGTTGAAATCTTCAATCGTCATCAAACGTCCGAGAGTACGAATGGTCAACTCCGTATTCTCACCTTCAATACGCCCCGAAGGTAATTCCACATTTTCACGACTCACAGCATCCCTGACATCCATCGGTGTTACTCCGTAAGCAGCCAACAGAGCCGGATTCATCCGCAAACGCACCGAATACCGTTTTTCTCCCCAGATAGAAACACTACTCACACCATTGATTGTCTGCAAACGTTCTTTGTAATACTGTTCGGCATACATACTCAAATCTATCAACGAACGCTGATCGCTTCGCAAAGACACCCCGAAAATCGGCTGGGCATCGGCATCGGCTTTTGTTACCGTCGGCGGATCCACATCTTTCGGTAAACGCCGCATAGCCCCGGATACCTTATCACGCACATCGTTCGCAGCCGTCTCCAGATCAACTTCCAATTGGAACTCCACTGTAATATAGCTTCGCCCGTCCCGGCTCGTACTCGTCAACGAACGAATACCCGGAATTCCATTTACAGCAGCCTCCAAAGGTTCCGTTATCTGAGTTTCGATAACATCGGCATTAGCCCCGGGAAAACTCGTCGATACAGAAATAATAGGCGGGTCCACACTCGGATAATCCCTCACCCCTAAAAACACCATCCCGACACATCCCACCAGCATCAGAATTATATTCATGACCGTGGCAAATACCGGTCGTTTTATACAGGTAGACGATAAACTCATTTTTTTCCAGTTACAAAATTACACCTCTTCTACTCGTTCTCAATTTCTATCTTTTCAGGCTCACAGACACATTCATACCTTCCCGCAACTGCATCAAACCACCTGTTAAGACTGTATCTCCGACTTGAATACCGGAAATCACTTCTACATTTTTCTCGTCACGGCTCTCTGTCTGCACAGGCACACTCGCGGCCTTCCCGTTTTTCACCACCCACATCCGTTTTCCTTCCATTTCCGGTACAACAGCTTCCGTCGGAATAGCGATATATTCATTTTCACCTCCCACCATCAGCGTACCTTTGGCAAACATTCCGGGCATCAATTCGTTTCTCCGGTTATCGTAACGGGCCCTTAATAAAATCATACGGGTCTTGATATCAATCAAAGGATCCACTGCATATACCTGTGCCGCATACAACCTGTCACTACCGGTTACCCGGAAATCGATTCTACGGCCGTTCAAATCCCGGGCCGCATATTTTTCGGAAATCGAAAATTCAAATTTCAGGACAGAATTGTCCACAATCGTGGCAATCTTAGAACTAGGCTGTACATAACTACCTTCACTGACATACCGGAATCCCATCACTCCGTCAAAAGGAGCCCGAATCTCCGTCCGGCTGATTTTTACTTTCAATAATTCGATATCTGCCTCCAGCACATTATAATCCGTCTGTAACTGATCGAAAGCCTCCCGGCTGATGGATTCCCGTTTCAATAAAATACGCTGACGCTCTAACTTCTCACTTAACAACTTACGCTGAAATTCTGCCCGGGACAACTGGGCCTGCAAATCGGCATCGTCTACCTTCAACAACAAATCCCCTTTCCGGACATAACTGCCTTCCTGAAAATAGATACGCCTTACCTTACCGACAATTTCTGCCACCAATTCTACCTCCTCATTCGCTAACATCGTACCCACAACCTGTATACCGTTGGAGGAATGCGAATTTTGGGCAACGACACCTTCCACTGTCAGTACTCCACTTCCTTTACGAGGCACAGCATCCGGTATTTCCGACTTTACCGAAAACCATCCCAGACGAGGAATAAAAATAATTCCCAACACCACCAATACAATAATAATGACTAATCCCCTTTTTATCCGTTTATTCATTTGATTTTCAATTTATTACAAATCGACATACAGAAACAAACCGGCCACAATGTGACCGATTTATTATTGGACAATGAAGATAACACAAAGTTTATCTGCATTTTGTTAATATTTTATTAAAAATCGTCTTTTTTTAACGTCAAAACCAATTTCGTCTTTTCAACCCCAGAAATGCAATTCCGGAAAACAAAACCGAAACACTGAAAATCAAAAGAAAACCATATGTTTTATCAGATAAGGAGTTGGGTACGTTCATGCCGTATAAACTGGCAATTAAAGTCGGTATCATCAGCAATAAAGAAATAGATGTCATGCGCTTCATAATCACATTCAAATTATTGGAAATAACCGAAGCATAAGCATCCATAGTTCCACTGAGAATATCACTGTATATACGCGCCGAATCCAAAGCCTGCCGGAGCTCGATCTCAACATCTTCCACCAGATCCTCATCGAAAAATTTCCGCTGAGAACGCAGATTCTTCAATTTAACCAACAAATTATCATTTCCCCGCATAGACGTTATGAAGAAAACCAGAGATTTTTCGATTTTCAATAAACGTTGTAATTCTTCATTTTCAATAGAGCGTTCCAGTTCTTTTTCCACCTGCCGGCTCTGGTTATTGATTTGCTTCAGGTACTTCAAATACCATACGGAAGAAGACAGAAAAAGCCTGAACAACAAGTCCCAGTTTCCGGTAAACGTCAACCGCTTCCGGTTTACATAGCGTATGAAATCCGGCAACATATCCGTATTAAAATGGCATACCGTCACAAAATAATGTTCTTTCATGATAAACCCTAAAGGCACCGTAACATACGGGATATCATTCCCTTTATGCCGGAACGGTATGCGCAGAATAATCAAAGTCCAGCCGTCTTCTTCCTCTATACGGGGACGCTCATCGGCATCTTCGATATCCGACAAAAAAGATTCGGGAACATTTAATTTTTCGATAAGATACTTGATATCTGCCGGAGTCGGCGCTTCAACATTTATCCAACAATCGGCCTGCCATGCTTCTTTTTCCTGAAAGCCCTGATCTGCCCAAAGGAATCTTCTCATAATAATACCCTCCATTCATTGTGAACAAAGGTCCTGAGAATAAACCTTTGCTCTGGTTAATACTGTTGATGATAATCGTCCATAGTTTTCATTATGAATTTTTCACCGCAAAGTTACTACAAAAAAGTGAAATGCGGAAAGATATAGTGATAGAATTGAGTTACAAGGGTTTTGGTTGAAGTGGCGATAATCCGTGAAGCCATTACAATCCCTGCCGAAGCCAAATCCTGACGCCGCTACGTTACTTGTTCGTAACCATGCCCGAAAATGCGACAAACGGGTACGAATAGCGAAACAAGGCTCTAAGGAATAGTGAGTTATCCATAACTCATGCGAAAAATCAGGTTACGGAAAAAGATTGCGCCGTTCCTCCCCGTTTTGCGTACCAACACCGGACTCTTCACCAACTAATTTTGAAACCCAAAAATTAAGGACAATGAAGAGTACATTTTCAGTAATCTACTACCTCAAGCGTCAGGTAGTGAAAAAGGACGGGACAGTTCCCGTCATGGGACGCATCACGGTGGACGGCAGCCAGACACAGTTCAGCTGCAAACTGACTGTCGATCCGAAACTGTGGGACACCAAAGGTGGACGTGTCACGGGCAGAAGCACGGCGGCACTCGAAACGAACCGTATGCTTGACAAGATGCGGGTACGCATCAACAGGCATTATCAGGAAATCATGGAGCGTGACAACTTCGTCACGGCGGAGAAGGTGAAGAACGCCTTTCTCGGACTGGAACACCGCTACCACACGCTGATGCAGGTGTTCCGCCAGCACAACGAGGACTACGAGAAGCAGGTGGAGGCAGGCATGAAAGCCAAAGGCACGCTGCTGAAGTACCGCACCGTTTACAAGCACATGCAAGAGTTCCTCGACATCCGCTACCATGTGAAGGACATCGCCCTAAAAGAGCTTACCCCGGCTTTCATCTCCGACTTCGAGATGTTCCTGCGCACGGACAAGCACTGCTGCACCAATACCGTGTGGCTGTACGTCTGCCCGTTACGGACGATGGTATTCATCGCCATCAACAACGAGTGGCTGACGCGCGACCCGTTCCGCGAGTATGAAATCAAGAAGGAGGAAACAACACGCAGTTTCCTGACCAAAGATGAGATCCGCCTGCTGATGGAGGGGAAACTGAAAAACGCCAAACAGGAATTGTACCGCGACCTCTACCTGTTCTGCGCCTTCACGGGGCTGTCGTTCGCGGATATGCGCAACCTTACGGAAGAGAATATCCGCACCTACTTCGACGAACACGAGTGGATAAACATCAACCGCCAGAAAACGGGCGTGGTGTCCAACATCCGCCTGCTCGACATCGCCAACCGCATAATCGGCAAATACCGGGGACTGTGCGGGGACGGCAGGATATTTCCCGTTCCGCATTATAACACGTGCCTTGCCGGTATCCGTGCCGTCGCCAAGCGTTGCGGCATCACCAAGCATATCACGTGGCATCAGAGCCGCCACACGGCAGCCACGACGATATTCCTCTCCAACGGTGTTCCCATCGAAACGGTCAGCTCCATGCTCGGACACAAGAGCATAAAGACGACGCAGATTTACGCAAAGATAACCAAAGAGAAGCTCAATCAGGACATGGAGAACCTTGCCGCAAGATTGAACGGCGTCGAGGAATTTGCAGGTTGCACCATCTAAAAAGAAAAGCCATGAAACGTGACACAATCATCATCGAGGACAAGGCAGTCAGCGTAACCGGTAACGACGTGTGGATGACCGCCACCGAAATAGCCGGATTGTTCCATACGACCGTCCCGGCAGTGAACGCCGCCATCAGAGCCGTCCGCAAGTCGGACGTGCTGAACGACTACGAGGTGTGCCGCTACATGCAGCTTGAAAACGGGCTGCACGCGGACGTGTACGCCCTTGAAATCATCATCCCGGTCGCTTTCAGGGTGAATACCTACAACACCCACCTGTTCCGCACATGGCTGGTGGGAAAGGCACTCTCACAAGAGAAACGGCAGACATACGTGATGTTCATACAGAACGGAAAAGCCGGGTATTGCTGATTGCACATACCCCATAAGACAAGTAAACGGGTAGCACCACAAAAGGTGTCACCCGTTTACTTTTTCATGAAACCGCCTCACTCCAGCGGCTTGCGGTAGTTCGCTTCCAGTACCCCGCGCAGCCCCGTTTCCGGGTAAAGCACCTTCCCTCCCAAAAGTATGAAGGGCAACACGCGGTTGTTGCGGTATTCCTGCAAGGTGCGCCGGCTCACACGGAGCAGTTCCGACACCTCGCCGTCCGTCAGGTAACGTTCCCCGTCCAGCGGAGGACGGTAGCTTTCCAGAAATGCGGACAGCCATTTCGAGCCTTTGCGCATATCCTGCACCACAGAGGCTATCGGCTCGTCTTCCATCGTAAAAACATCGTTGTTCTCGTTCATCATAACTTCGGATTCAGTGGGTGAATAAATCAAATCATCTGCCGTGCGGATAGAGCGTGCCGACAAGCGGTATCAGCCGCTTCACCTCCTCTGGCTTGTAATAGAACCTGCGGTTTATCTGCGAGTAGCCGATAAGCCGCCTGTCACGCAGCGTCTGCAACGTGCGCGGGCTTATTCTCAACTGCCCGCAGACCTCCTCGCCCGTGAGCCATCTTTCCATGCGCCCCGTGTCGCTTTTGCGCCTCAGGGCGGCGACCTTCTCCGAGAGTGCGCCGAATGCCGCCACCATCATCTCGAAAGTCTTTTTCTCGATAGATACTATTTCCATATTCATGTCATTTAGAGTTTGCCGCAAAGGTAACGAAACGGCATACAAGACGTATCGTTTTCCGCTGAAAGGCTGCCTGTTGCGCCGTTTGACCGGGTTACGGAGCCATCTTCCGCAAAAAT
It encodes the following:
- a CDS encoding efflux RND transporter permease subunit, which gives rise to MSLSSTCIKRPVFATVMNIILMLVGCVGMVFLGVRDYPSVDPPIISVSTSFPGANADVIETQITEPLEAAVNGIPGIRSLTSTSRDGRSYITVEFQLEVDLETAANDVRDKVSGAMRRLPKDVDPPTVTKADADAQPIFGVSLRSDQRSLIDLSMYAEQYYKERLQTINGVSSVSIWGEKRYSVRLRMNPALLAAYGVTPMDVRDAVSRENVELPSGRIEGENTELTIRTLGRLMTIEDFNNLVIRETDSKVVRFRDIGVAEVDAEDVRSIMKRNGIPMVACVIIPQPGANYIDIVDRAYDVMQDLEKDLPADVEAGIAFDNTVFIRNSIDEVKSTIVEAFILVVLIIFLFLRNWRTTLIPVLAIPISLVGAFFIMYLAGFTINILTLLAVVLAIGLVVDDAIVVMENIYTKIEQGMSPREAGFKGSEEIFFAVIATTVALVAVFFPIVFLQGTTGRLFREFSIVITGAVIISSFVALTFTPMISTKLLTRNVTDNWFYRKTEPFFNGLTEYYRRWLDSFMRRRFLAPVILSVTAVVIYFLWTVTPSEMAPLEDRSNIRVMSTAPEGATFDYMNRYTTELSSYVEQEVPEQDMIIEMIGGGNTNRSTLNLWLVKPEQRERTQQEIADELGVKVRQFTGARTMVSQQQTFGGRRGGLPVEYVIQAKNLEDLKRVLPRFMEEVNKSPVFSVADLNLKFTKPELTINIDRDKAAVMGVSMQNIAQTLQLTMSEQRVGYFILNGKQYQILSQIDRENRNKPSDLQTIYVRNDKGDLIALDNLVTTSESSMPPQLYRYDRFVAATVSAGLARKKTLSQGLEEMDRIAQEVLDDNFKTTLSGSSKDFVESSSSLMFAFILALVFIYLVLAAQFESFRDPLIIMLTVPLALIGAMLSLWYFEQTMNIFSQIGIIMLIGLVSKNGILIVEFANQRKAMGESMLEAVKNAAVARFRPILMTSLSTVLGILPMAIATGAGAESRVAMGIAVVGGMVCATFLSLFVIPAIYSYLSAGKMQVVDEGKE
- a CDS encoding efflux RND transporter periplasmic adaptor subunit, which gives rise to MNKRIKRGLVIIIVLVVLGIIFIPRLGWFSVKSEIPDAVPRKGSGVLTVEGVVAQNSHSSNGIQVVGTMLANEEVELVAEIVGKVRRIYFQEGSYVRKGDLLLKVDDADLQAQLSRAEFQRKLLSEKLERQRILLKRESISREAFDQLQTDYNVLEADIELLKVKISRTEIRAPFDGVMGFRYVSEGSYVQPSSKIATIVDNSVLKFEFSISEKYAARDLNGRRIDFRVTGSDRLYAAQVYAVDPLIDIKTRMILLRARYDNRRNELMPGMFAKGTLMVGGENEYIAIPTEAVVPEMEGKRMWVVKNGKAASVPVQTESRDEKNVEVISGIQVGDTVLTGGLMQLREGMNVSVSLKR
- a CDS encoding magnesium transporter CorA family protein; the protein is MRRFLWADQGFQEKEAWQADCWINVEAPTPADIKYLIEKLNVPESFLSDIEDADERPRIEEEDGWTLIILRIPFRHKGNDIPYVTVPLGFIMKEHYFVTVCHFNTDMLPDFIRYVNRKRLTFTGNWDLLFRLFLSSSVWYLKYLKQINNQSRQVEKELERSIENEELQRLLKIEKSLVFFITSMRGNDNLLVKLKNLRSQRKFFDEDLVEDVEIELRQALDSARIYSDILSGTMDAYASVISNNLNVIMKRMTSISLLLMIPTLIASLYGMNVPNSLSDKTYGFLLIFSVSVLFSGIAFLGLKRRNWF
- a CDS encoding site-specific integrase: MKSTFSVIYYLKRQVVKKDGTVPVMGRITVDGSQTQFSCKLTVDPKLWDTKGGRVTGRSTAALETNRMLDKMRVRINRHYQEIMERDNFVTAEKVKNAFLGLEHRYHTLMQVFRQHNEDYEKQVEAGMKAKGTLLKYRTVYKHMQEFLDIRYHVKDIALKELTPAFISDFEMFLRTDKHCCTNTVWLYVCPLRTMVFIAINNEWLTRDPFREYEIKKEETTRSFLTKDEIRLLMEGKLKNAKQELYRDLYLFCAFTGLSFADMRNLTEENIRTYFDEHEWININRQKTGVVSNIRLLDIANRIIGKYRGLCGDGRIFPVPHYNTCLAGIRAVAKRCGITKHITWHQSRHTAATTIFLSNGVPIETVSSMLGHKSIKTTQIYAKITKEKLNQDMENLAARLNGVEEFAGCTI
- a CDS encoding helix-turn-helix domain-containing protein, producing MMNENNDVFTMEDEPIASVVQDMRKGSKWLSAFLESYRPPLDGERYLTDGEVSELLRVSRRTLQEYRNNRVLPFILLGGKVLYPETGLRGVLEANYRKPLE
- a CDS encoding helix-turn-helix domain-containing protein, with the protein product MNMEIVSIEKKTFEMMVAAFGALSEKVAALRRKSDTGRMERWLTGEEVCGQLRISPRTLQTLRDRRLIGYSQINRRFYYKPEEVKRLIPLVGTLYPHGR